The genomic segment TAACCAAATATACTATTTCTAATATTGAACATATGATATAATCCACATCATTAGCACTCAACAACAATGAGTGCTAATAAAAAGATTGGAGGGAAAAAAATGTTTGCAGGATTTCAACTTGAATCTACTGAAAATTTCGATGCTTATAAATCTATCGGAGAAGGCTTTTACAATCAATATAAAAGTAACATTGAGGAAAGTCTTGATAAATATATAAATAAAGATGGAAGCATTGACGGTTCAGCAATGCAAAGTGATTGGTTCCCAGAATTTAACGCCAACATTTTTATATCGCACTCACATAAAGATCGAGACAAAGCACTGGCATTAGCAGGCTGGTTATATAGTAATTTTGAATTGACTGTGTTCATTGATTCTTGTGTCTGGGGCTATTCAGATAGACTATTAAAAATTATAGATAATGAATATTGTAAAAATGAAAATGGAGCCACATATGACTACGATAAAAGGAATCATTCCACCAGTCATGTACATATGATGCTTTCAACTGCATTGACAAAAATGATTGATAAAACCGAATGTGTATTCTTTCTTAATACTCCAAGTAGCGTTTCTGCTTCTGATGTGGTAGGTGGAATAACAAAGTCACCTTGGATTTATCATGAGCTAGCGATAACGGAGTTGATCAGAAAAAAAAATATAGAGCAACATAGATCAAAAGTTATCCTGGAGCAATATGCTCTTGAAAAAAGTGAAAAAGCTTTGCGTATTAATTATCATGCTCCTCTTGAGCATCTAGAACCACTAAGTGATGTTGACCTTAAAGCGTGGGTTGCTCGCCATACTACCAATAAACAAAAATATGGTAATGATATTTTTCCTTTAGATAGCCTATACGAGATGAAAATTCTGTCTTCAGTAAATTAATAATTCACTCCTGGAGGATATTATGGAAAGTAAGATTAAACACTTGGAGTTTATACAAAATACAATTACTCGCATGGCATCAAATTCATTTCTCCTCAAGGGGTGGACAGTGACTATAATAGTGGGTTTATTCGCATTCGCGAACACTCAAGATATGGACTCTACGTTTATAATACTCTCAATATTTCCGACTGTAATCTTTTGGTTGCTAGATGGGTTCTTTCTTCACCAAGAAAAACTATTCATCGAGTTGTACAATCATGTAAGAAAGCAAAAAGAAGAAGTAATTGACTTCACAATGGATACATCAGAACATAAGGGTAATGTTTCATCGTGGATTGTCGTTTGCTTTTCAAAAACACTGCGACTCTTTTATATACCCATTATTATTGTCATTGTACTTGCCATGTTGGCTCTTCCTTATTTATCTCAATAATCAAATATAAGGACTTACTTCTAAACGAAACTCAAACAAGCTACAAAGCCTTCATCCCGTCCACTTTCGTAGTGTTATCCTAGTGGTACGTTTTTCCTGCAGTTTCGTGTGTCTAATCTCAGGCACAGTAATTAGGCAATTCGCGAAGAGTAATTCCATATTTGGATTGGCGGCGATCGTTTCCCTATGTTACTGAGGAGCGGTCGCCTTATTTTTTCTTCCTCTATCATTTTCGTTATCATTCATAGATAATAATTATCATTATCACAAACTTGTGTACTTGCCTGAAAAGGTGGATGGATTCATGAAGCATAACGAAGAATACGAGCCTAGACGTCAAATGTCACTTAGCGAGGTTCGAGCCTATATGATCTGTAACTTCGATCGTCCGTTAAACGTAACTACGTTGGCAGCGATGGCGAACCTGAGTCCGAGCTATTTTGGGGATTCGTTCAAGAAGGCTTACGGACAAAGTGTCATGGACTATGTTACGAGTCTGCGAATAAATCACGCCAAGCGATTGCTACGCGAGACGGATATGAAGCTGCGGGATATTGCGAAAACAATCGGGTATAACGATGAGTTTTACTTTAGCCGGAAATTCAAGAAGGAAGTGGGTGTGTCCCCCTCCGCGTATGAAAGAGCTTCCGAGCGCAAAGTAGCCGTCTATTCCCCTTCCCTGCTGGGACATTTAGTGGTACTGGGGATTATACCAGTCGCTGCTCCTTTGGATGCGAAGTGGACCCCCTATTACTATCAGCAGTATCAGCAACAGATCGCGGTTCATCTCAAAGCGGTCGAAACACCGTGGAACGATGACGATCAGGAAATCATGCTTATGGCTGCCAAGCCGGATGTTGTCATTAGCCACATAGAGCTTCCCGAAACTACCAGGCAACGCTTGTACGCACACGGCATAGACCTCTTGACGCTCCAATCTACTGGCTGGAGAGAGCAATTACGTGAAGTTGCCAGTTATACGGGAAAAGAAGCAGCTTGTGACTCCTGGATCGCTTTTTATGAAGCGAAAGCTGCTGCCGTTCGCGCAGACTTGCAGTCCGTGCTCAAACAAGATAAATTTGCGATCATTCGACTTTATCGGGATGGCATCCATCTCTACAGCAACAAGGGGATGAAGGAGCTTCTGTGTGATGATTTGCAGCTTTCTCTTGTGGAAGAGGAAACGGAAACTTGCAATCGGCCAATCACGCTTGAGCAGCTTGCGAGCTTAGACCCGGAGCGAATCCTGTTGTTCATTTGTCTGGATGAGTCGACACGCCTAAGCTGGCTGACGCTGCAGCATCATTCGCTTTGGCGAGGACTTCTCGCTGTTCAACATGGATACCTCTATCCCTTGCCTTCCAATCCGTGGTACGAGTATTCACCGGTTGCCATGAACCGGATGCTGGATGAAATGCTGTTAATGGTAACGGGGAAAAGTCCAAATGCGATTCAAGGTCTTGTCCATGGAGCCCCTATCTTGGGTGAATTATAATGTTTCGTAGTGAGAAACATTATCAACGAGAGGGGATTCCACATGTATGGCAAAGAAAACTAGCCTGGCGCTGATGCTGACCACGACGATGCTCGTTGCAGGACTTGCAGCAGGCTGCGGGAACAACGCAAGCAATGAGGCATTGACGCAGAAGGTCGATTCGTCCGCGACTGAGAGTGCCGAAGGATTGGCAAAGAGCTCTTCTGACCAGCCTGCCTACCCGCGGGTACTAAAAGATGAAATGGGTAACGAGGTGACTTTGCCTTCCTCACCTGCCAAAATATTCGCTCCCAATCTGGAAGATACATTGGTCGCACTAGGCGTTGCTCCGGTCGTGCAGTGGTCAACTGGCTCAAGACCAAAAATGTATTTGCAAGATAAGCTAAAGGATGTGCCGTCCATTACCTTCGCAGGTGGGTTGCCTCCAGAGCCGGAAGCGGTTATGGCCCATGAGCCAGATCTCATCCTCTTGCACAATGCCAACCATATCGAAAGCGGTGTGTACGATAAATATAAGATGATTGCTCCAACGTATGTGTTCAAGCAAGCAAATGCTGAACTTGAATCTTCCGTACGCGTGGTTGGCGACCTGCTGGGCAAGTCGGCGGAAGCTGAACAAGCTTTGCAGAAGTATAAGGAGCATGTCGGGTCAGCCAAAAAGGTGCTGGCCCCCCATATCCAGGGCAAAAAAGCAGCAATCATCCGCTTCAATGGCAGAGGGATGTTCTTCATCAAGTATGATTTCTTCAGTGGATATGTACTAACCAATGAGTTAGGCTTTTTGCCGAGCCAGGTTGTATCCGGCGGTGGCATTCATTTTTCACTAGAGAGCTTGCCTGATTTGGATGCGGACTATATTTTCCTCATTAATGACGCTGGTACGGGGGATGCATTCGAGAAAGAATTGACAGAAAGTGCTGTTTGGAAGAGCATGGAGGCTGTGAAGAACGGTCGTACGTTTAAAGTAGAGGGAGATCACTGGTTAAGTGGCGGTCTGATCGCACATATGAAAGTCATTGACGATGTGAAAGGATTGATTGCAAAATGAGAATTATCGAGAAAAACGGCTACTCCCCTCGTAATTGTGTAGAGTGGACACTGCAATCAAGCCAAGGTCGTGACTATCGGATTATGATTGCGATTCCGGAAGCTGAAGCTCCTCCTGAAGGGTATGCGGTTATTTATGCCGTGGATGGCGATGCGATATTCGGAACGATTGCCGAGACAGTGAAGGTACAAACTCGTAAGCCGAAGGGCTTCAACCCAGCCATTGTTGTAGGAATCGGCTATCCATCACGTCTGCCATTTGACATGGACCGCCGTTGTTACGATCTGACCATGCCTGTGGAGGCGGCTACACTTCCTGAACGACCAAATGGGCAGCCTTGGCCAGAGCATGGCGGAGTTGATTCGTTCCTCGATTTCCTTGAACAGCAGCTGATGCCAGCTATTTCTTCCGAATGGCAAATAAATCCGAACAAACAGGCCATTTTCGGCCACTCCTTAGGTGGGCATTTCACACTCTATACGATGTTCTCGCGTCCGAAGCTTTTCTCACACGTCGTATCAGGCAGCCCTTCCGTCTGGTGGGGCAACGACGAGGTATTGAGGGAGCAAGAGCGCTTTATCGCCCAATGGAAAGGGGAACACGAACTTAAACTTCTTGTCATTGTTGGCGGCGATGAGCTCACCTTCATGGTCGAGGGTGCACAACGGGTCGTCGAGCGCATGGAACCACTCGCTACCAAAGGTGTTCAAGTAAGCTACATCAAATTCGAAGATGAGGGCCACGTAAGCGTGCTGCCTTCCGCTATTAATAGACTGGTGCGGTTTGTGCTTACGGATTAGCCCTCTGAAACTACTTTCGTAAACGTAAAGGACAGACAAATGATACGATTTATGCGTCTATTGCTTCATTTCGGCTATCAAGAAGCGATGTCTTGCTTGTTTCCGGTCTTTATATTTGCTTCGCTGGCCTTATCCAAGTTCGTCACCATTCCTGGTTTGCCGAGGTATGACCTCCTGCTTTTGCTCTGCCTGCTCTTCCAGATCTTCATGGTGAAAAGCGGCTTGGAGTCTCGGGACGAATTGAAGGTCATCACGGTCTTTCACGTGATCGGGCTGTGCTTGGAAATATTCAAGGTGCATATGGGATCTTGGAGCTATCCAGAGGATGCGTACAGCAAGGTGTTTGGCGTTCCTCTTTACAGCGGCTTCATGTACGCCAGTGTCGCGAGCTACTTGTGTCAAGCGTGGCGCCGACTAGAGGTCTCACTTTCCGGCTGGCCGAATCAGATTATCGCTACCACTTTGGGCGCAATGATCTATCTGAACTTTTTCACCCACCATTATATTTGGGATTTGCGTTGGGTGCTGATGGCAGCTATTTTCATTGTCTTCTGGAAAACACGTGTTTATTTTAGCGTCGCGAACGAGCGATTTTTCATGCCTATCCCTCTTGGTTACTTTTTGATCGGCTTTTTCATTTGGATTGCGGAAAATATAGCGACGTTCCTCGGCGCCTGGAATTATCCGAATCAAAGAGCAGGCTGGGAACTCGTGCATCTCAGTAAAATCAGCTCGTGGTTTTTACTTGTCATCGTGAGCTTTATTATCGTGGCGGAATTGAAGCATGTAAAAGCCAGAAGATCTCAATCCCACGATAGCAAGAAATACATGTAAAAAGCCTATCTACTCTTTCGTACGGAACGTCAAAGGGTGGATAGGCTTTCTCTTTTTCTTCTTATTTGATTACGTTGCTCAATACATTCTCAATCATTTGGCGGTTGGCAATGACACCTGTGTAAAGCCAGCTGGAATCTTTCGCAAACGAATAGGCATTTCCATTCTTCACAGCAGGGATATTCGCCCATACTGGATCCTTTTGCAGCTGTTCCACAGTAGTTGGATTATTGGTTACGATAAACAAGTACTCGGCATCGAGTTCAGCCAATTTCTCCATGGAAATCGCGTTCCAGTTTGCTTCTCCTGACTTGGAGATTTCCTGAACGATGGCAGGAACCTTAAACCCGAGGTCCTTGTAGAGCACATCCCCGCTAGACAAGTCCTGACGTGCTACGTACACATTTTTCCCCGTCATCCACAGTGCTGCCGCTGATTTTTCCCCGATCGCTTGCTGCAGCTTTTGTTTGGACTCGGCTGCAAATGTCTCATAATCCGCCAGCACTTTCTTCGCTTCTTCCCCCTTGTTGAGGACTTCTCCTACTGTCAGGAGCTCTTTTCGCCAATCGCTGTTCTTTTCTTTTCCAATGGTATAAGTAGGTGCGATTTTGGAGTACTGGCTATACTTGTCCCCTTGGATCAGGGTCGCGCTATCCAAAATAATCAGGTCAGGGCTGTGACTCATCACGACCTCTGGTGGCAAATCATAAGGAATCGCTGGAATACCCGCCAGCTCTTTTTGCAGGTAGCCTTGTACCTGGCTGTTCCCTACTGACCATTGAGCAACTGGCTTGACACCCAACGCTACTAAATGATCCTCCAGATAAGAAGCGATTACGCGCTGCGGTTGGGCTGGGACTGTTACTTCATTTCCCATCGCATCCTTCAGTACCCGTGGAGATTCAGCCGCTGGTGTCGCAGTCTGGCTGTTGCCCGTCTGTGTCTCTGGATTCGCAGCGTTCGGCTGGCCAGAGCAAGCACTCACGATTGTAACTAGGCTTGCCAATACGACGCTGGCTATCGAAAGTTTGGCTGTTTTTTTCATTGGTGCGTTCCTCCATCTGAGTCATGCCATCAAGCAGCGACAATTGCCAACTCGACCGCATTTCCATTGAGAATAATTATCAAAATCACAATGGGTATTATAGCGGATTATGGCAAAATGCTCAACATTTTGTTCATGGAAACGAAAAAAGACCCCCTGCTTACTTACTAAGCAGCAAGTCCTTCTTCTCCCTACTTTTTATCCTCTTAGCGTGGAACCCCGCTTAACAAGAATCGATGCAGTCCCCCGATCAGACATACGCCAGCTGTTACAAAAAATGCAATGAAGTAGGAATGGTGCCAATTCCCCAGCAAGCCTGCCAATACTGGGCTCAATACCGCTCCGATCGACAATACGGCTGAGTAAATACTAAACACGCTCCCGTATAGCTCTCGGGGTGAATGTACCGTCAAAATGGTCGCAAAAGCTGGGAACAGCATCCCAAAGCACGCACCGAAGAAAAACATCATGACGTGAATCGGAATCGCCAGCCCGATTGCGAGAGCGTACAGAAGAAGGCTGAGCACACCCAATCCAGCAAACGTTCTCGTCTCGACCGGGACGCGATGCAGCCAAAACTGGCACAGAATCGCAAGTGCCCCCAACCCTTTCAAGCTGAACAATATACCGGTAACTGCCGGGGACATCCCTTGTTTTTGGATGAGCAAAGGCACTTCATAGATGATCGTTCCTTGGGCGTAAATGATCGCAAATCCCCCAAGAAACGCAGGGTACAGCATTCGATTTTCCAGGATGGCGGTAAGGCTCTGCTTGCCTCCACCTTTGATCCGTGGCGTAGACGGCGCGCTTCCCTCTACTCTCTGGGGCAACATCATCCAAGCAAAAACGCCAGCAATAATCATCATGTAGCCGAGAATCACGAATGATTGACCATAGCCGAACTGCACCGCCAAAAAGCTACCGACTGCCGGGGATACGATACCTGCCGAGGTAAGGACCAATCCCTTTTTACCCATGATCTCGCTCTGCTCAAGTGCCGTCTTTCCTGTTTCTCCGAGCAAGGCAGAACAAGCAGGAGAGACAAACGCCATCAAAAACCCGAGCATCAGCCGAAAAGTGAAGAAACCCGCGGTATTTTGCACGATGCCTTGACCAATCAGCATCACGCCAGCCAAAATCAATCCACCTGCAATAAACCATTTTTTCGGATAGCGATCGAGAAAAGGGCCAGCGATCAGGTTGCCTGTCAAATTACTGATCGCATACCCGCCGAGCACGAAGCCGATCATCGCAGCGGATACACCCAATACGTTTAAATACGGCGCAAGAAGAGGCGTCTGCGCGTGCATGTCAAAGGATACAAGAAACAAAACCACTAACAGGAGAGCCCTCAAAGCATTCCCTTCCTCTCTAACGGCCTGTCTTTGTCCCAGTATATGAAGGGAATGGTACAAGTAGGATAGCTAAATAAGAGGGAAGATTCAGAATAAATGTAGCATTTAATTTTGTATTACCGTAATATTTACTGTAATACTGTAATCATTTTTGATCAGGAGGTGACTTTTTGGAGCACGTTTACAAAAAAATACGAGCACTTCGTATACAGCAGGAGCTTACTTTAAAGGATTTAAGCGAGAAATCAGGATTCTCCGTCAGTTTTTTATCACAAGTAGAGCGTGGCAACAGCTCGCTCGCGATTACCTCTCTGCAAAAAATTGCGGAATGTCTGGGTGTCCCCATTACGTACTTCTTTGAAGTAAAAGAAGATGTCACGTACCACACACCCATTGAAAAGCGTCAAACGTT from the Brevibacillus brevis genome contains:
- a CDS encoding ABC transporter substrate-binding protein translates to MAKKTSLALMLTTTMLVAGLAAGCGNNASNEALTQKVDSSATESAEGLAKSSSDQPAYPRVLKDEMGNEVTLPSSPAKIFAPNLEDTLVALGVAPVVQWSTGSRPKMYLQDKLKDVPSITFAGGLPPEPEAVMAHEPDLILLHNANHIESGVYDKYKMIAPTYVFKQANAELESSVRVVGDLLGKSAEAEQALQKYKEHVGSAKKVLAPHIQGKKAAIIRFNGRGMFFIKYDFFSGYVLTNELGFLPSQVVSGGGIHFSLESLPDLDADYIFLINDAGTGDAFEKELTESAVWKSMEAVKNGRTFKVEGDHWLSGGLIAHMKVIDDVKGLIAK
- a CDS encoding DUF817 domain-containing protein → MIRFMRLLLHFGYQEAMSCLFPVFIFASLALSKFVTIPGLPRYDLLLLLCLLFQIFMVKSGLESRDELKVITVFHVIGLCLEIFKVHMGSWSYPEDAYSKVFGVPLYSGFMYASVASYLCQAWRRLEVSLSGWPNQIIATTLGAMIYLNFFTHHYIWDLRWVLMAAIFIVFWKTRVYFSVANERFFMPIPLGYFLIGFFIWIAENIATFLGAWNYPNQRAGWELVHLSKISSWFLLVIVSFIIVAELKHVKARRSQSHDSKKYM
- a CDS encoding MFS transporter; translated protein: MRALLLVVLFLVSFDMHAQTPLLAPYLNVLGVSAAMIGFVLGGYAISNLTGNLIAGPFLDRYPKKWFIAGGLILAGVMLIGQGIVQNTAGFFTFRLMLGFLMAFVSPACSALLGETGKTALEQSEIMGKKGLVLTSAGIVSPAVGSFLAVQFGYGQSFVILGYMMIIAGVFAWMMLPQRVEGSAPSTPRIKGGGKQSLTAILENRMLYPAFLGGFAIIYAQGTIIYEVPLLIQKQGMSPAVTGILFSLKGLGALAILCQFWLHRVPVETRTFAGLGVLSLLLYALAIGLAIPIHVMMFFFGACFGMLFPAFATILTVHSPRELYGSVFSIYSAVLSIGAVLSPVLAGLLGNWHHSYFIAFFVTAGVCLIGGLHRFLLSGVPR
- a CDS encoding ABC transporter substrate-binding protein, with protein sequence MKKTAKLSIASVVLASLVTIVSACSGQPNAANPETQTGNSQTATPAAESPRVLKDAMGNEVTVPAQPQRVIASYLEDHLVALGVKPVAQWSVGNSQVQGYLQKELAGIPAIPYDLPPEVVMSHSPDLIILDSATLIQGDKYSQYSKIAPTYTIGKEKNSDWRKELLTVGEVLNKGEEAKKVLADYETFAAESKQKLQQAIGEKSAAALWMTGKNVYVARQDLSSGDVLYKDLGFKVPAIVQEISKSGEANWNAISMEKLAELDAEYLFIVTNNPTTVEQLQKDPVWANIPAVKNGNAYSFAKDSSWLYTGVIANRQMIENVLSNVIK
- a CDS encoding helix-turn-helix domain-containing protein, which translates into the protein MKHNEEYEPRRQMSLSEVRAYMICNFDRPLNVTTLAAMANLSPSYFGDSFKKAYGQSVMDYVTSLRINHAKRLLRETDMKLRDIAKTIGYNDEFYFSRKFKKEVGVSPSAYERASERKVAVYSPSLLGHLVVLGIIPVAAPLDAKWTPYYYQQYQQQIAVHLKAVETPWNDDDQEIMLMAAKPDVVISHIELPETTRQRLYAHGIDLLTLQSTGWREQLREVASYTGKEAACDSWIAFYEAKAAAVRADLQSVLKQDKFAIIRLYRDGIHLYSNKGMKELLCDDLQLSLVEEETETCNRPITLEQLASLDPERILLFICLDESTRLSWLTLQHHSLWRGLLAVQHGYLYPLPSNPWYEYSPVAMNRMLDEMLLMVTGKSPNAIQGLVHGAPILGEL
- a CDS encoding alpha/beta hydrolase — its product is MRIIEKNGYSPRNCVEWTLQSSQGRDYRIMIAIPEAEAPPEGYAVIYAVDGDAIFGTIAETVKVQTRKPKGFNPAIVVGIGYPSRLPFDMDRRCYDLTMPVEAATLPERPNGQPWPEHGGVDSFLDFLEQQLMPAISSEWQINPNKQAIFGHSLGGHFTLYTMFSRPKLFSHVVSGSPSVWWGNDEVLREQERFIAQWKGEHELKLLVIVGGDELTFMVEGAQRVVERMEPLATKGVQVSYIKFEDEGHVSVLPSAINRLVRFVLTD
- a CDS encoding TIR domain-containing protein, with the translated sequence MFAGFQLESTENFDAYKSIGEGFYNQYKSNIEESLDKYINKDGSIDGSAMQSDWFPEFNANIFISHSHKDRDKALALAGWLYSNFELTVFIDSCVWGYSDRLLKIIDNEYCKNENGATYDYDKRNHSTSHVHMMLSTALTKMIDKTECVFFLNTPSSVSASDVVGGITKSPWIYHELAITELIRKKNIEQHRSKVILEQYALEKSEKALRINYHAPLEHLEPLSDVDLKAWVARHTTNKQKYGNDIFPLDSLYEMKILSSVN